Proteins found in one Miscanthus floridulus cultivar M001 chromosome 4, ASM1932011v1, whole genome shotgun sequence genomic segment:
- the LOC136548277 gene encoding uncharacterized protein — MDPVREENETNADFTARQRDHAEVRMKYYLKRKKCDISNPKCLMVAKFTISDAIRGSILDCDTATEYLKKVESQFTGSSKAYASTLIKKLFNEKYSGGGIREHILKMSNMASKLKPMNLGLKNEFLIHLVFASLPKEYETFVVSYNMQPDKWDIEKLIAICVQEEERLKSSQGITVHVANSL, encoded by the exons aTGGACCCAGTGAGGGAAGAAAATGAGACTAATGCTGATTTCACGGCTCgacagcgagatcatgcagaagtaaGGATGAAATACTATCTCAAACGTAAGAAATGTGACATTTCAAACcccaagtgcttgatggtggctaagtttACTATTTCAGATGCGATAAGGGGGTCTATCCTAGATTGTGACACTGCCACAGAGTATCtcaagaaagtggagagtcagtttactggctcttcaaaggcttatgctagtactctgatcaagaaattgttcaatgagaaatactctggtggcgggataagagagcacatactgaagatgagcaacatggcTTCTAAGCTCAAGCCAATGAATTTGGGGCTCAAgaatgagttcctgattcatttggtttttgcttccttgcctaaggaatatgaaacttttgttgtaaGTTACAATATGCAGCCCGATAAatgggatatagagaagctcattgcaatatgtgttcaagaagaggagaggctgaaaagctcacagg gtataactgttcatgttgcaaattcattatag
- the LOC136551194 gene encoding ras-related protein Rab-2-A-like yields MLPKMETPERKLPIDQIFKFVAIGDVAVGKSCLLMQFTDQKFRPGLDSTIGVESSSRIVTIGDDTPTKLEIRDMTGQEAFRRHSRSFYLGAAAAILVYDVTRRETFDHVGSWLKEAKELAPANLTVILVGNKCDLLPQERAVSYEEGRGFAEEHGLVFMEASAKTNHNVEEVFFTAARIVSQKLEDGVIDESAKFGGMKLPLRRDETLEERNWWWWWLCCS; encoded by the coding sequence ATGCTGCCAAAGATGGAGACGCCGGAGCGCAAACTCCCAATTGACCAGATCTTCAAGTTCGTCGCCATCGGCGACGTCGCCGTGGGGAAGTCTTGCCTGCTGATGCAGTTCACGGACCAGAAGTTCCGTCCGGGCCTCGACTCCACCATCGGTGTCGAGAGCAGCTCACGCATCGTCACCATCGGCGACGACACGCCCACCAAGCTCGAGATCCGGGACATGACCGGCCAAGAGGCATTCAGACGTCACAGTAGGTCATTCTACctgggagctgctgctgccatctTGGTCTACGACGTCACCAGGAGGGAGACCTTTGACCACGTCGGAAGCTGGCTGAAAGAGGCGAAGGAGCTCGCGCCGGCCAATCTGACCGTGATTCTGGTCGGGAACAAGTGTGACCTGCTGCCTCAGGAACGCGCTGTCAGCTACGAGGAGGGCCGAGGGTTTGCCGAGGAGCATGGGCTCGTTTTCATGGAGGCTTCAGCGAAAACGAATCACAATGTGGAGGAGGTGTTCTTTACGGCTGCCAGAATTGTGTCCCAGAAACTTGAGGATGGTGTCATCGATGAATCTGCAAAGTTTGGTGGTATGAAACTTCCGTTACGTCGTGATGAGACTTTGGAAGAACGaaattggtggtggtggtggctgtgcTGCAGCTAA